In Rothia mucilaginosa, one genomic interval encodes:
- a CDS encoding ABC transporter ATP-binding protein — protein sequence MSLVLDAAQLSRIFGTGERAFTAVDRVSLRISSGEIHALLGPNGAGKTTTVQMCSTLLSPTGGSLTVNGIDAIAHPQRARRHVGLALGGDNGFYPRASARDNLLFFADIAGVCGRARRYEVEHALARVELTDAATRPVQEFSRGMKQRLHIARATLGSPALLLLDEPTNGLDPDIAMTVRALIRSLAEDGAAILLTSHLLGEIEDLAHTITVLGAGSVAVSGSLEDVAAHAGIAATTVVQVGANATEGLDTLRGFLSNQAAVLFAPRGSGWELTLYWHGERATFEAGAAHRILAEGLAAARIGARTEPYTRPATLEEAYLAMAEGLKR from the coding sequence ATGTCTCTCGTTCTCGATGCGGCGCAGCTTAGCCGCATCTTTGGCACGGGCGAACGCGCCTTCACCGCCGTCGACCGCGTGTCCCTTCGCATCAGCTCCGGCGAGATCCACGCCCTTCTCGGTCCCAATGGTGCGGGTAAAACGACGACCGTGCAGATGTGCTCGACTCTACTCTCCCCCACCGGCGGTAGCCTCACCGTGAACGGTATTGACGCTATCGCCCACCCGCAGCGGGCGCGCCGTCACGTGGGTCTCGCTTTGGGCGGGGATAACGGCTTCTACCCGCGCGCCAGCGCACGCGATAATCTACTGTTCTTCGCAGATATTGCGGGGGTCTGCGGGCGGGCTCGACGGTACGAGGTGGAGCATGCTCTAGCCCGCGTGGAACTCACCGACGCCGCCACGCGGCCCGTTCAGGAGTTCTCCCGCGGCATGAAGCAGCGCCTACACATTGCCCGCGCTACGCTCGGCTCCCCCGCTCTGCTCCTGCTGGATGAGCCAACGAACGGGCTCGACCCCGATATCGCTATGACCGTGCGTGCCCTGATCCGTTCCCTCGCAGAAGACGGTGCCGCCATTCTGCTGACGAGCCACCTGCTGGGCGAAATTGAGGATCTGGCGCACACCATCACCGTTTTGGGTGCCGGCTCCGTTGCTGTGAGCGGTAGCCTCGAGGATGTTGCCGCACACGCCGGTATTGCCGCCACGACCGTGGTTCAGGTTGGCGCCAACGCGACCGAGGGTCTTGATACGCTGCGCGGATTCCTCAGCAATCAGGCGGCGGTACTTTTTGCCCCGCGCGGTTCCGGCTGGGAACTCACTCTCTACTGGCACGGCGAGCGCGCCACCTTCGAGGCGGGCGCGGCGCACCGCATCCTGGCGGAGGGGCTTGCCGCCGCACGCATCGGGGCGCGGACCGAGCCGTACACGCGACCGGCGACTCTGGAAGAGGCATACCTGGCAATGGCGGAGGGGCTCAAGCGATGA
- the gatB gene encoding Asp-tRNA(Asn)/Glu-tRNA(Gln) amidotransferase subunit GatB: MSEEVLSFEEAIEKYDPVLGFEVHVELNTKTKMFDSAPNEFGDEPNTNVTPVSLGLPGALPMVNKTAVESAIKLGLALGCEIADKSYFARKNYFYPDSPKNFQTSQAGGPIAENGSLDVELEDGTIFTVEIERAHMEEDAGKLTHVGGADGRIQGATSSLVDYNRAGVPLIEIVTRPIVGAGERAPELARAYVAAIRDIVRSLGISDARMERGNVRCDANVSLMPKGAEKFGTRSETKNVNSLRSVERAVRYEIRRHAAILERGEKITQETRHWHEDTRETSSGRPKSDADDYRYFPEPDLVPVVTNSEWIERLRAELPEPPAERRRRLKGEWGYSDEEFRDVVNAGALDVIEETVAAGATAAAARKWWMGEIARRAKQAEVELTALGVEPATVVALEALISEGKINDKIARQVLEFVLAGEGTPAEIVEARGLAVVSDDGALTAAVQEALAAMPDVADKIRAGKVQAAGAIVGQVMKATRGQADAARVRELILAECGVEG, translated from the coding sequence ATGAGTGAAGAAGTCCTCAGCTTCGAAGAAGCCATCGAAAAGTACGACCCGGTCCTCGGCTTCGAGGTGCACGTCGAACTGAACACCAAAACCAAGATGTTCGACTCCGCACCCAACGAGTTCGGCGACGAACCCAACACCAACGTCACCCCCGTATCGCTCGGCCTGCCCGGCGCGCTGCCCATGGTGAACAAGACCGCTGTTGAGTCCGCCATCAAGCTCGGCCTGGCACTGGGCTGCGAGATTGCAGACAAGTCCTACTTTGCCCGCAAGAACTACTTCTACCCGGACTCCCCGAAGAACTTCCAGACTTCCCAGGCTGGCGGCCCCATCGCGGAAAACGGCTCCCTGGACGTTGAGCTCGAAGACGGCACCATCTTCACCGTCGAAATTGAGCGCGCCCACATGGAAGAAGACGCAGGCAAGCTCACCCACGTCGGCGGTGCAGACGGCCGAATCCAGGGTGCAACCTCCTCCCTGGTCGACTACAACCGCGCAGGCGTGCCCCTGATTGAGATCGTCACCCGACCCATCGTCGGCGCCGGCGAGCGTGCACCCGAACTGGCACGCGCCTACGTTGCCGCAATCCGCGACATCGTCCGCTCCCTCGGCATCTCCGACGCCCGCATGGAACGCGGTAACGTCCGCTGCGACGCCAACGTCTCCCTCATGCCCAAGGGCGCCGAAAAGTTTGGCACCCGCTCCGAAACCAAGAACGTGAACTCCCTGCGTTCGGTTGAGCGCGCCGTCCGCTACGAGATTCGCCGCCACGCAGCGATCCTCGAACGCGGCGAAAAGATCACCCAGGAGACCCGCCATTGGCACGAAGACACCCGCGAAACCTCCTCGGGTCGCCCCAAGTCCGACGCTGACGACTACCGCTACTTCCCCGAACCGGACCTCGTACCGGTCGTCACCAACAGCGAGTGGATTGAGCGTCTGCGTGCCGAACTGCCCGAACCCCCGGCAGAACGCCGCCGCCGCCTCAAGGGCGAATGGGGCTACTCCGACGAAGAGTTCCGCGACGTAGTCAACGCAGGCGCACTCGACGTCATCGAAGAGACCGTCGCCGCAGGCGCAACCGCAGCAGCAGCCCGCAAGTGGTGGATGGGTGAAATCGCCCGCCGCGCAAAGCAGGCTGAGGTTGAGCTCACCGCCCTCGGCGTGGAGCCCGCAACCGTGGTCGCCCTCGAAGCGCTCATCTCCGAAGGCAAGATCAACGACAAGATCGCCCGCCAGGTGCTCGAGTTCGTCCTCGCCGGTGAAGGCACCCCCGCCGAAATCGTTGAGGCACGCGGCCTCGCCGTGGTCTCTGACGACGGCGCGCTCACCGCAGCCGTCCAGGAAGCACTGGCAGCAATGCCCGACGTTGCCGACAAGATCCGTGCCGGTAAGGTTCAGGCTGCTGGCGCTATCGTCGGTCAGGTCATGAAGGCTACCCGCGGTCAGGCTGACGCCGCCCGCGTGCGTGAGCTGATCCTGGCTGAGTGCGGCGTGGAAGGCTAA
- the metX gene encoding homoserine O-acetyltransferase MetX — MTTQSTSQSGTSQSGTAQPGTINQPVTAPIPVAGTQREHPEAQGYLRQLNIGDLELESGVTLPQVIIGYETWGTLNEAGDNAILILHALTGDTHVSRGVPTPDMPAPLIRAIESDGWWEGIVGPGSVVDTNRYFVIAPNILGGCYGSTGPASIIPEGYPGAGEHWGSRFPQVSIRDSVRAEARLARALGVTSFRYVIGGSLGGARALEWAATNPELVRGCAVIASGPSATAEQISWAHTQNIAIRSDANFAGGDYYSGPAPVNGLALARRIAHTTYRSPAELEHRFGREENRGESTVGGSLGEPRGRYAIESYLDHHGAKLVERFDANSYLAVNEALISHDVARGRGTLAQALAHTDCEWTIAAVNTDRLFFPHESHRLAEALPTPVPVDIIESNHGHDGFLIEAKQVEKILARALGVEDESAAPSEAQREREALDSMTRLYATAAR; from the coding sequence ATGACCACCCAGAGCACTAGCCAGTCCGGCACTAGCCAGTCTGGTACCGCCCAGCCCGGCACTATCAACCAGCCTGTCACCGCGCCCATCCCCGTGGCGGGCACTCAGCGCGAACATCCGGAAGCGCAAGGCTACCTGCGTCAGCTGAACATCGGCGACCTGGAGCTCGAATCCGGCGTGACCCTGCCGCAGGTCATCATCGGCTACGAAACCTGGGGCACCCTCAACGAGGCTGGCGATAACGCCATCCTGATCCTGCACGCGCTCACCGGTGACACGCATGTTTCCCGCGGCGTACCCACCCCCGATATGCCCGCCCCGCTGATTCGCGCTATCGAATCCGACGGCTGGTGGGAAGGCATCGTGGGCCCCGGCTCGGTCGTGGACACCAACCGCTACTTCGTGATTGCACCCAATATTCTGGGCGGCTGCTACGGCTCCACCGGACCGGCAAGCATCATTCCCGAAGGCTACCCGGGCGCCGGTGAACACTGGGGCTCCCGCTTCCCGCAGGTGAGCATCCGCGACTCTGTGCGCGCTGAGGCGCGCCTGGCGCGTGCCCTGGGGGTGACCAGCTTCCGCTACGTGATTGGTGGTTCCCTCGGTGGCGCTCGCGCCCTGGAGTGGGCGGCAACTAACCCTGAGCTGGTGCGCGGATGTGCGGTGATTGCCTCCGGTCCTTCGGCTACTGCGGAGCAGATTTCGTGGGCTCACACCCAGAACATTGCGATTCGTTCGGATGCGAACTTCGCCGGCGGCGACTACTATTCCGGTCCCGCGCCGGTAAACGGTCTTGCCCTGGCGCGCCGTATCGCGCACACCACCTACCGCAGCCCCGCCGAGCTGGAGCACCGCTTCGGCCGCGAAGAGAACCGTGGCGAAAGCACCGTGGGCGGCTCGCTGGGTGAGCCGCGTGGCCGCTACGCCATCGAAAGCTACCTGGACCACCACGGCGCCAAGCTGGTTGAGCGTTTTGACGCGAACAGCTACCTTGCCGTGAACGAGGCACTGATTTCGCACGACGTGGCACGTGGCCGCGGTACCCTGGCGCAGGCGCTGGCGCACACCGATTGCGAGTGGACGATTGCGGCGGTGAACACGGACCGTCTGTTCTTCCCGCATGAGTCGCACCGCCTGGCGGAGGCGCTGCCCACCCCGGTGCCCGTGGACATTATCGAGTCGAATCACGGCCATGATGGCTTCTTGATTGAGGCGAAGCAGGTGGAGAAGATTCTGGCGCGTGCCCTCGGCGTTGAAGATGAATCCGCAGCCCCGAGTGAGGCGCAGCGTGAGCGTGAGGCGCTGGACTCGATGACTCGCCTGTACGCTACGGCGGCCCGCTAG
- a CDS encoding bifunctional o-acetylhomoserine/o-acetylserine sulfhydrylase, with protein sequence MSNNTTVPTPANPAGWKFETRQIHAGQAPDAATGARALPIYQTTSFVFDSAEQAANRFALAELGPIYTRMTNPTQEVIENRIASLEGGVGALLLASGQAAITYAILNIAGAGDHIVASPSVYGGTYNLLKYTLADLGIETTFVEDPDNLDEWRAAVRPNTKLFYGESVPNPRNDVLDIEPIAAIAHENGVPLIVDNTVPTPYLLRPIEHGADVVVHSATKYLGGHGTSIGGVIVDSGNFDYGADPEKFPKFNQPAPGYHGLVYARDLGKDSAFGANLSYILKARVSLLRDTGAAISPTNAFNIGIGLETLSLRIERHIENATKVAHWLEANPQVEKVIWAGVESSPWYERAQKYLPKGPGAVLGFTLKDATLGQTRNFVDALKLHSNVANIGDVRSLVIHPASTTHAQLSTEELEKIGVYPNFVRLAVGIENIDDILADLQLGFDTLS encoded by the coding sequence ATGAGCAACAACACTACCGTCCCGACTCCCGCCAACCCCGCCGGTTGGAAGTTCGAAACCCGCCAGATTCACGCGGGACAGGCACCGGATGCCGCAACGGGAGCTCGGGCACTACCCATCTACCAGACCACTTCCTTCGTCTTTGACAGCGCCGAGCAGGCAGCGAACCGCTTCGCCCTCGCCGAGCTGGGCCCCATCTACACCCGCATGACCAACCCCACTCAGGAAGTCATCGAAAACCGCATCGCCTCCCTCGAAGGCGGCGTAGGCGCGCTGCTGCTGGCATCCGGCCAGGCGGCCATCACCTACGCAATCCTGAACATTGCCGGTGCAGGCGACCACATTGTTGCCTCCCCCTCCGTGTACGGCGGCACCTACAACCTGCTCAAGTACACCCTCGCCGACCTCGGCATCGAAACCACCTTCGTTGAGGACCCCGATAACCTGGACGAGTGGCGCGCCGCGGTTCGCCCCAACACCAAGCTGTTCTACGGCGAGTCCGTGCCCAACCCCCGCAACGACGTGCTCGACATTGAGCCCATCGCAGCAATCGCGCACGAAAACGGTGTACCCCTGATTGTGGACAACACCGTACCCACCCCCTACCTGCTGCGCCCCATTGAACACGGCGCGGATGTGGTCGTCCACTCCGCCACCAAGTACCTGGGTGGCCACGGCACCTCCATCGGCGGCGTGATTGTTGACTCCGGTAACTTCGACTACGGTGCAGACCCCGAGAAGTTCCCCAAGTTCAACCAGCCCGCCCCCGGCTACCACGGCCTGGTCTACGCACGCGACCTGGGCAAGGACTCCGCATTCGGCGCGAACCTCTCCTACATCCTGAAGGCGCGCGTCTCCCTGCTGCGTGACACCGGCGCCGCTATCTCCCCGACCAACGCCTTCAACATCGGCATCGGTCTGGAAACCCTCTCCCTGCGCATCGAACGCCACATTGAGAACGCCACCAAGGTTGCCCACTGGCTCGAAGCAAACCCGCAGGTCGAGAAGGTCATCTGGGCTGGCGTGGAATCCTCCCCCTGGTACGAGCGCGCACAGAAGTACCTGCCCAAGGGCCCCGGTGCGGTGCTCGGCTTCACCCTCAAGGATGCAACCCTGGGGCAGACCCGCAACTTCGTGGACGCACTGAAGCTGCACTCCAACGTGGCGAACATCGGTGATGTGCGCTCGCTCGTGATTCACCCCGCCTCCACCACCCACGCTCAGCTTTCCACTGAGGAGCTGGAGAAGATTGGTGTGTACCCGAACTTCGTCCGCCTGGCAGTCGGTATTGAGAACATTGACGATATTCTCGCCGACCTGCAGCTGGGCTTCGACACCCTCTCCTAA
- a CDS encoding S9 family peptidase, with amino-acid sequence MAEQNLTPPVPKKVEHRREHHGDVFIDPYEWLRDKESEEVLNYLKAEAEYTEAVTADQQPLRESIFNEIKDRTLLSDLTVPNRIGDWWYYSRMVPGGQYPVFYRYPALHEGDEVVRYTPPTVTPGEVLEGEVIILDCNEYAKDMEFFSLGSFQPARNGKLLSISVDEKGDERYEQRFLNMETGAFLEDTIPNIAAGSFFINHAEQLIYLVPDESWRPWRVYVHDVGQDTEDHLIYEEPDNTMWLGAAMSSDRSSVVITSSNSEYTEVRLIPTREPKGEPTLLIPKSAGIEYYAEPLNIAGEQHLLIQHDYNALNSELVLADMPREGESLEEYAQRWVPVIRHSEHVRLEGFTFTATHLVVTARADTTTRIFLAPREQLPIQWRRRRPAGVTFMEPAGFDEELYTASVLRAENYSPVLRIAYTSFLTPRRVYDYFPMSQTLLLRRETPVLGGYNREDYRAYRDWAPAADGTLIPISVIHRADLDMSKPHPVIQYGYGSYESSMDPMFSIPMLSILDRGVIYVIAHIRGGGEMGRSWYQNGKKLAKKNTFTDFVDVTSYIAAKPWADEAHIGCYGGSAGGLLMGAVLNLAPEKYAACLAAVPFVDALTTILDPELPLSAMEWEEWGNPIEDPEVYAYMKSYTPYENIRPVRYPAIAAVTSLHDTRVLYVEPAKWVAALREQIDPSSPVPLLKIDMSGGHGGGSGRYTRWREIAWDYAFLLSNLGVTE; translated from the coding sequence ATGGCTGAACAGAACCTCACCCCGCCCGTACCGAAGAAGGTCGAGCACCGCCGCGAACACCACGGCGACGTCTTCATCGACCCCTACGAATGGCTCCGCGACAAGGAAAGCGAAGAGGTCCTCAACTACCTCAAGGCAGAAGCCGAATACACCGAAGCTGTCACCGCAGACCAGCAGCCCCTCCGCGAATCCATCTTCAACGAAATCAAGGACCGCACCCTGCTGTCAGATCTGACCGTCCCGAACCGTATCGGTGACTGGTGGTACTACAGCCGCATGGTACCCGGCGGCCAGTACCCCGTCTTCTACCGCTACCCCGCCCTGCACGAAGGCGACGAGGTGGTGCGCTACACCCCGCCGACCGTCACCCCCGGCGAAGTACTCGAGGGTGAAGTCATCATCCTCGACTGCAACGAATACGCCAAGGACATGGAGTTCTTCTCCCTCGGCAGCTTCCAGCCCGCACGTAACGGCAAACTGCTGAGCATCTCCGTGGACGAAAAGGGCGACGAACGCTACGAGCAGCGCTTCCTCAACATGGAAACCGGCGCCTTCCTCGAAGACACCATCCCCAACATTGCGGCGGGATCCTTCTTCATCAACCACGCCGAACAGCTCATCTACCTCGTCCCCGACGAGTCGTGGCGCCCCTGGCGTGTCTACGTGCACGACGTCGGACAGGACACCGAAGACCACCTGATCTACGAGGAACCGGACAACACCATGTGGCTCGGCGCCGCCATGAGCTCCGACCGTTCCTCCGTGGTCATTACCAGCTCCAACTCCGAATACACGGAAGTGCGCCTCATCCCCACCCGCGAACCCAAGGGTGAGCCGACCCTGCTCATCCCCAAGAGCGCGGGCATCGAATACTACGCCGAGCCGCTCAACATTGCCGGCGAACAGCACCTGCTGATTCAGCACGACTACAATGCACTGAACTCCGAGCTGGTCCTCGCAGACATGCCGCGCGAAGGTGAAAGCCTCGAAGAGTACGCGCAGCGTTGGGTGCCGGTCATCCGCCACAGCGAACACGTGCGCCTGGAGGGCTTCACCTTCACCGCAACGCACCTGGTCGTCACCGCCCGCGCGGACACCACCACCCGCATCTTCCTCGCACCGCGTGAGCAGTTGCCCATCCAGTGGCGCCGCCGCCGACCCGCCGGCGTGACCTTCATGGAACCTGCCGGTTTCGACGAGGAACTGTACACCGCCTCCGTGCTGCGTGCGGAAAACTACTCCCCCGTGCTGCGCATCGCCTACACCTCGTTCCTGACGCCGCGCCGCGTCTACGACTACTTCCCCATGTCGCAGACCCTGCTGCTGCGCCGTGAAACCCCGGTACTCGGCGGCTACAACCGCGAGGACTACCGCGCCTACCGCGACTGGGCGCCAGCGGCGGACGGCACGCTCATCCCGATCTCGGTGATTCACCGCGCCGACCTGGACATGAGCAAGCCGCACCCGGTCATCCAGTACGGTTACGGCTCCTACGAGTCATCCATGGACCCGATGTTCTCCATCCCGATGCTGTCGATCCTGGACCGCGGCGTCATCTACGTCATCGCGCATATTCGCGGCGGCGGCGAGATGGGCCGCTCCTGGTACCAGAACGGCAAGAAGCTCGCGAAGAAGAACACCTTCACCGACTTCGTGGACGTCACCAGCTACATTGCGGCTAAGCCGTGGGCTGATGAGGCGCATATCGGCTGCTACGGTGGTAGCGCCGGCGGCCTGCTCATGGGTGCTGTGCTGAACCTCGCCCCCGAGAAGTATGCCGCCTGCCTGGCTGCCGTACCGTTCGTGGATGCGCTGACCACCATCCTCGACCCGGAGCTGCCGCTGTCGGCGATGGAGTGGGAAGAGTGGGGCAACCCGATTGAGGACCCGGAAGTGTATGCCTACATGAAGTCGTACACCCCGTACGAGAACATCCGCCCGGTCCGCTACCCGGCGATTGCTGCGGTGACGAGCCTGCACGACACCCGCGTGCTCTACGTGGAGCCTGCGAAGTGGGTTGCGGCGCTGCGTGAGCAGATTGACCCGTCGTCGCCGGTGCCTCTGCTGAAGATTGACATGTCGGGTGGTCACGGTGGCGGTTCCGGCCGGTATACGCGTTGGCGTGAGATTGCGTGGGATTACGCGTTCCTGCTGAGCAACCTCGGCGTTACTGAGTAG
- a CDS encoding ABC transporter permease, with product MNAHSAHGSEGVKDPRQQTQGYDLSQECARQLRLMGFSLRQFLTVPYFIQLLISTVLGSVIIQALAVHAAAQSSEGHSVDPTLAWTRAGIVGMWSVCIVSAGIINFERFRGTLVYLCSGSISPVRVLAAIVSSASIVGLAALPLSWLIWALVTLNPQVTDFSALWPRYVLGVPLLWLACLSVTFMIAVFFVATPNAIAYEELLLVPVFILSGVLFTTVEAPDWLNAAGVLIPLQAPVHLLLGRTAITTPADAFLPVAQTLFVSFIWALCAFLFARKALASARHHGTLGAM from the coding sequence ATGAACGCACACAGCGCGCACGGTAGTGAAGGTGTGAAAGACCCCCGGCAGCAGACCCAAGGGTACGATTTGAGCCAGGAGTGCGCCCGCCAGTTGCGACTTATGGGCTTTAGCCTGCGGCAGTTTCTGACGGTCCCCTACTTCATTCAGCTGCTCATCAGTACGGTGCTCGGGTCGGTTATTATTCAGGCTCTTGCAGTGCACGCGGCGGCGCAGAGCTCCGAGGGCCACTCCGTTGACCCGACCCTGGCGTGGACTCGCGCCGGTATTGTGGGCATGTGGTCGGTCTGTATTGTGTCTGCGGGCATCATTAATTTTGAGCGTTTCCGCGGGACTCTCGTGTACCTGTGTTCGGGGTCGATTTCTCCGGTGCGGGTGCTGGCGGCTATAGTTTCGAGCGCCTCCATTGTGGGTCTGGCGGCCCTACCCCTGTCGTGGCTCATCTGGGCTCTTGTGACACTCAATCCGCAGGTCACTGACTTTTCCGCCCTCTGGCCCCGCTACGTTCTGGGCGTTCCTCTGCTGTGGCTTGCGTGCCTGTCGGTCACGTTCATGATTGCGGTGTTCTTCGTGGCGACGCCGAACGCTATCGCCTACGAGGAGCTTCTGCTTGTGCCGGTGTTTATTCTCTCCGGGGTTCTCTTCACGACCGTTGAGGCGCCCGACTGGCTGAACGCTGCGGGTGTGCTCATCCCCCTGCAAGCGCCGGTGCACCTGCTACTTGGGCGTACCGCTATCACTACCCCGGCGGATGCGTTCCTGCCCGTGGCGCAGACCCTATTCGTGAGCTTCATCTGGGCGTTGTGTGCCTTCCTTTTCGCTCGCAAGGCTCTCGCCTCCGCCCGTCATCACGGCACCCTGGGGGCGATGTAG
- the rsgA gene encoding GTPase RsgA has protein sequence MTITPAAYTLETLGFDPSWQGAAIRAAFTLDGTLEDFTLARVSAVHRTRCELLTCERGELVKLSAPLRPVENDYGEEEYPVVGDWVLAQPIPGTGSDSQPAEHKPLAILPRRSYLTRPSATRESSDQPVAANVDMLCIVEPCFPEPSIGRIERYTTLAHASGVQVALILTKGDLVTAEQLAGYQESLGSGVDAVLTVCTDNGYDPAPVAELVAGRTAAFLGRSGAGKSTLVNALLNPGIDPREDAAEYQVQATSAVRGADGKGRHTTTSRQMIVLPGAGYFGAGESGAEGSDAEPSLGTVLIDTPGVRALAATSDSAAIDETFDDVSSYASSCRYSDCSHSSEPGCAVQQALADGALDPERFERYRRMIAESARLRLRSQEREYRQSNRAFTKANKAGRRTLMSLKGRAN, from the coding sequence GTGACCATCACTCCCGCCGCGTACACGCTAGAGACCCTCGGCTTCGACCCATCCTGGCAGGGTGCGGCAATCCGCGCCGCGTTCACCCTCGACGGTACCCTCGAGGATTTCACTCTCGCCCGCGTCAGCGCCGTGCACCGCACCCGCTGCGAACTGCTGACTTGTGAGCGGGGCGAGCTCGTGAAGCTCTCCGCTCCCTTGCGTCCGGTCGAAAATGACTACGGCGAAGAAGAGTACCCCGTCGTGGGCGACTGGGTGCTGGCTCAGCCCATCCCCGGGACCGGTAGCGATAGCCAGCCCGCGGAGCATAAGCCCCTCGCGATTCTGCCCCGCCGAAGCTACCTCACCCGCCCCAGCGCCACCCGCGAATCCTCGGATCAGCCTGTCGCCGCCAACGTGGATATGCTCTGCATCGTTGAGCCGTGCTTCCCCGAGCCGTCCATCGGGCGAATCGAACGCTACACCACTCTGGCGCACGCTTCCGGGGTGCAGGTCGCGCTGATTCTCACCAAGGGTGATTTGGTGACGGCGGAACAACTCGCCGGGTATCAGGAATCCCTGGGTAGCGGCGTGGATGCGGTGCTCACCGTCTGCACGGACAACGGCTACGACCCCGCCCCGGTTGCGGAGCTTGTCGCCGGGCGTACCGCCGCGTTCCTGGGCCGCAGCGGTGCCGGAAAATCTACCCTCGTCAACGCCCTGCTCAACCCCGGAATTGACCCCCGCGAAGATGCCGCAGAATACCAGGTTCAGGCTACTTCCGCGGTTCGCGGAGCCGACGGCAAGGGGCGCCACACCACCACCAGCCGCCAGATGATTGTTCTGCCCGGTGCTGGATACTTCGGTGCTGGAGAATCCGGCGCAGAAGGCTCCGATGCAGAGCCCTCACTCGGCACGGTACTGATCGACACCCCGGGCGTGCGAGCCCTCGCCGCCACGAGCGACAGCGCCGCCATTGACGAAACCTTCGACGACGTCTCCAGCTACGCCTCCTCCTGCCGGTACAGCGACTGCTCCCACAGCTCCGAACCCGGATGCGCGGTGCAACAGGCTCTCGCTGACGGTGCCCTCGACCCCGAGCGCTTCGAACGCTACCGCAGGATGATTGCCGAATCCGCGCGCCTACGTCTGCGGTCTCAGGAGCGCGAATACCGGCAGAGCAACCGCGCCTTCACGAAGGCGAATAAGGCGGGTCGCCGCACCCTCATGTCCCTTAAGGGGCGCGCCAACTAG